TTCGGGCGGGTAGGGCGATTTGGTGCCTGGGGCGCCGCGGGCAAAGAGCTCGACCACGCCGTGGCTCATGGCCCAGATATGGGCGGCGACCATGGTGGCAGGCGGGCGTTTGGCGGCCGGGATATGGGCGGTAAGCTTTTCGGCGGCGCGTTCCAGCACGCCGAGCGCGCGTTTGGAGGCGCGGGCGAGGTCCGGGTTGGCGTTGATCGAGATGCCGCTTTCAAACATCGCCACGTAATGCCCCGGATGGCGGCGCGCGAAGGCGAGGTAGGCGCGGCCTGTGGCCTCGAAACTGGCCAGATCGGAGGGCTGGCCGGTTTCATAGGCGTATTCCAGCAGGTCGGCAAACATCTCGAACCCCTGCAGCGCGGCTTCGGCGATCAGATCCTCGCGACCCTGATAGTGGCGGTAGACGGCAGCTGGCGTGACACCGGCGTTCTTGGCGGCTTCGGACAGCGTAAAGCCGTTCGGCCCCTTCTCCTCGATCAGGGTGAGCGCTGCATCCATGAGCGCGGCACGCAGGTTGCCGTGATGATAGCCGCGTTTAGGCATCCCAGAGGTCGGGGCCTCCGCAGATCAGGGGATCGGCCTGCCCGAGTGCCTCGGCGTCTTTGCGGGCGTAATCCACGGCGCAGAGCACGCGTTGAATGGCGGCGATGCGGGCGCGTTTCTTGTCGTCGGAGCGGACCACCGTCCAGGGCGCGGCCTCTGTGTGGCTGCGCTCGAAGGTCTCTTGGATGGCATCGGTATAGGCGTCCCAGCGGGCAAGGCCCTCCACGTCGATCCGGCTCAGCTTCCACTGTTTCAGGGGGTCGCTCTCACGATCCAGAAAGCGGCGCAGCTGTTCGGCGCGGCCGACGTTGAGCCAGATCTTGAAGAGGTGGAAGCCTTCGTTCACCAGACCGGCCTCAAAGCCGGGAAGCTGGCTGAAGAAATGGGTGCGCTGCGCGGGCGTGCAGAAGCCGAAGACATGTTCCACCACGCCGCGATTGTACCAGCTGCGATCAAAGAGCGCCACTTCACCTTCGGCGGGCAGGTGATTGATATAGCGCTGGAAATACCATTGTGCCGCTTCGCGATCACTCGGCTTTGGCAACGCCACGGTGCGCGCCTGCCTTGGATTCAGGTTCTGCTTGAAGCGCGCGATGGTGCCGCCCTTGCCGGCCGCATCACGCCCTTCGAAGATCACGATCACACGCTTGCCCGTTTCGCGCACGTCGGTCTGGAACTTCACCAGTTCGAGCTGCAGCTGGTCCATGCGGGCTTCGTAGTCTTTCTTGCCCATCATCTTCGGGTAGGGGTAGCTTTCGGTCACGATGGATTTGCGGCCCGCCCCCTCAAGGCTTGCCCGCACCTCTGCTGGTGCTTCTGTCTCGGCAAAGGCGCTGATCGCGCCATCGAATGGAAGCTCCATGGGCCATCTCCCTGTTTTTGCTTATGTAACCATGACGGCGCGCGGCTTCCAGCGCAAGCTGTTGGGTTTGGTCGCAACAGGCGGGCAAAATCCGCCCCAGCCGCGCGCGGCCCGTTGCCCGCTGGGGGCGGCTTCGTGCTAGGCCTAGAGCCAACCCGAGGCCCAACACATGGGAAATGCCGATGCAGCCGTCCGACAATGCCCTCTTGCTTTCGATCATGAAGAACGAGGGCCCTTACCTGCTGGAGTGGGTCGCCCATCACCGGGCTGTCGGTTTCGGGCGGATTATGGTGTTTACCAATGATTGCGATGATCTGACGGACCGCATCCTCGACAGGCTCGACGCCAAGGGCTGGCTGCGCCATTCGCCCAACCCGCGGTCGATCATGCACAAGAGGGCCTCCATCCAGGTGGCGGCGCTGCGCTATGCGACGCTGTTCAACTATTACCGCGATGCCGAGTGGATCTGCTTTCTGGATGCCGATGAGTTTCTCGACATCACGCCCGGCGCGCACCGCCTGCCGGACATGTTTGACGCGATGGATCCTTTCGACGTGATCAGCTTCACCGTGCTCGGCCATAACTCGGACGGGCAGCGCGAGATCGGCGATGGCAGCGTGCAGGGCCGGTTCACCCGCACCATCGCCCCGCGCGACGTGCTGAACGATCCCGCCAAGAAGCGGCGCGGGGCGGTCAAATCCATGATGCGCAATCCGATGCCGGGGGCAATGTTTCGCAACCACCGGCCTAAGATCGACGGGTTCAGCCAGATGGGCAAACGCTGGAGCGACGGCTCGGGGCGCGACTTTTCCCCGGCGTTCACCGATGTGAAGGTCAATGAGATCGAGGTGGCCGGGACGATGGAGATCGCTCATGTGAACCACTACTCGATCCGTTCCGCCGAGAGCTACCTGGTGAAGGTGGATCGCGGCGACATCATCTACGAAAACCACCTCAACCTTGATGCGGAGAAGATCCAGGGCGCGCTGGCCTATTGGAAGAAGCGCAATGTGGGCCTCGATAATCCGCAGCATGTGCCGCCCAAGCCGGAAGGCTACAGCGAAATCCTTGCCGAGCTACAGGGCGATGCGCTTCTGGCGGAAATGCACGAGGAATCGCTGGCCCGCCACCGCGCAAAGGCGCAGCGGGTGCTGGAAACAGAGGGCGGGCAGATCCTCGCCAAGGAAATGGGCTACCTCTAACGCAAGCCGGCGCGTGTCGCGGCGCGGTCCACGGCATCCACCACGGCCTCAGGCGCCACGTGATGGGGCATATGGCCGATGCCCTCCAGCGTCGTCATGTTTGCGCTCGTCAGTCGCTCGGTAAGCCCTTCGGCGTGCAAGGCGTAGGGCACGATCTCATCGGCGGTGCCATGCACGGCCTCGATCGGGGCGCTGATTTGCGGATAGAAGGGCTGGATGCCCTTGATGTGGCCAAGCAGATCGTTGACCTGTTCGGCATTGGCCACGAGCGAGCCCCGGCGCAGGGTAAGCCCGACACCGACGAACTCCTGATAGCCCTCCGGCGCGTCCTGCGGCGCGAAGATGTTGCCCAGCACCGTGCCGGCGTTCTCCTCGCGGGCGAAGGCAGTGACGACGGGGGCGACAACGGATTTCCCGAGGCCGCTGTCCATCAGACCGTACCAGCCGCCAAGCTCTGTTTCCCACGGGGTGGTGACAGCCGACACCAGCACCACGCCCTGCACGGTTTCGGGCCGCTCCACCGCCCAGGCCAGCGCCACGGCCCCGCCGTAGCTTTGGCCAAGGATCAGCGCCTCGCGGATGCCCAGCTCGCGGGCGGCGCGGTCAAGGAAGATGGCCTGTTCAGAGGGGCTTTCGGCGTCGCCGCCAGTGGCACCGGGCAGGCGTTCGGTGTAGCCGAGGCCGGGGCGGTCAAACACGGTGACGCGGTAGCGGTCTTTCAGCCGGTCCACCAGATCGAAGGTGAAATCGCGCACATTGCCCGAGGCCCCGTGAATCAGGATCAGATCCGTCCCGCGGCCTGTGGTGACGGCGTGTACCTGCGTGCCGTCGACCTCAATCAACCGGCCAACGGGCGGATAGGCAGCCTCGGCGGCGGCTTCACGGGTGGTGGCGCGCTGATCGATATAGGCCCCACAGCCGACAAGGGCCGCGAGGGTGAGGGGAAGCAGGATCTTAAGAGCCGATTTCATTCAGGTCGAAGGGCGTCGTCTGATAAATTTCGTTGATCCAGTTTCCATATAGAAGATGCGCGTGGCTGCGCCAGCGGTTCTGCGGCGGGTTCGCGGGATTGTCATCCGGGTAGTAGTTCATCGGAACGTTGATGGGCGTGCCATTGGCCACGTCGCGATCGTATTCCTGTTTCAGCGTGTCGCTGTCGTATTCGAAATGGTTGAAGATGTAGATCGCGCGGTGGGCGGGATCTTCCACGAGGCAGGGGCCGGTTTCCGGGTTGCCCAGCAGCACGCGCAGGCCCTCCTTGCTCTCGATTTCCGCCTGTTTCATCTCCGTCCAGCGCGAGACGGGGATGACGCAATCGTCGGAAAACCCGCGCAGGAAGGGCGAGGCGGGGGCGAGGTTTTGCTGGCGGAAACAGCCGAAGGCCTTTTCCGGCAGGATATGCTTCTGCACGCCGTGGAAATGGTTGATCATCGCCATCCCGCCCCAGCAGACACCGAAGGTGGAATGCACATTGGTCTGCGTCCAGTCCATCACCTCGCGCAGTTCTTCCCAATAGGTGACCTCCTCGAAGGGCAGGTGTTCGATGGGCGCGCCGGTGATGATGAGACCGTCGAACTTGCGGTCGCGGATCTCCTGGAAGGGGTGGTAGAAGGCCTCCATATGGGCGGGCGCGGTGTGGCGGCTCTGATGCTCCGTCATGCGGATCAGGGTCAGCTCGATCTGCAGCGGCGTTGCGCCGATCAGGCGGGCGAACTGCGTCTCCGTCTGGATCTTCTTGGGCATCAGGTTCAACAGGCCGATCTTGAGCGGGCGGATGTCCTGATGGGAGGCGCGGCCCTCGTCCATCACCATCACGCCTTCCTCCGAGAGAACCTCGTAGGCGGGCAGGGCGGTGGGGATGGTGATGGGCATGGGATTGGCTCCGGGTTGCGTTGGAACGGCTCAGATAATCAGAAACTCAGCGGGCCTCAAGGGTTTCAGCGATGAGGGCCTCAAAAGCCTCGGCGGTGGAGGCCTGCGCCACCTGCTCTGCCGTCACCTTGATGCCCCAGTGCTTGGCCATCGCCGCGTAGCGCGGTTGGCGATGTGCCAAGGCCCGGGCATAGGCGGAACGCACGAAGTGGTTTGGATCAACATCCTCTTCCTGAACGTTGTTTTCGCTCAGGTATTCGCTCCAGACCTGATGCAGGAACTCGGGCTGGTAGTACATCGGCTTAGGTGCGCGGTCGAAGCGGCGGATCAGCTCTTCGGTGTGGGCCTCGCTGCCTTCGATCCAGATCATAAGGGTGTTTTGCTTGAGAGCGGTGAGAACCTCGTCCTCGGGATCTTCCGGGTTCACCACTTCGCAGATCGAGCCGCCGGAATCGCAGATGAAATTATCATAGCCGTAAAGCGCCTTGGCGCGCTCGATGAAATGGCCGGTGTCCAGCAGCGCGTTGATCTCGGCGTGGCGGTGCAGGCTCTGGCGGCGCATGTATTCAAGGAAAGGCAGGCCGCCCTTGTCGGGGTTGCCGGGCTTGCCGAGATAGGTGGAGAGCGGCGCGAGGTTGTTGAAGGTGATGTTGGAGGCGATATAGATCGAATCCGTGCGCAGCAGGTCGGCGAGGAAGGGGTTGCGCATCGCCTCGGCCTTGAAGTTGTCGACGATGTGCTCGCCCATGTAGCGGGTGCCGATGCGGTAATCCACGGAGTAGTGGAACCAATCGCCCGCGCCGCGCAGCATG
The sequence above is drawn from the Pseudoruegeria sp. SHC-113 genome and encodes:
- the metA gene encoding homoserine O-succinyltransferase; amino-acid sequence: MPITIPTALPAYEVLSEEGVMVMDEGRASHQDIRPLKIGLLNLMPKKIQTETQFARLIGATPLQIELTLIRMTEHQSRHTAPAHMEAFYHPFQEIRDRKFDGLIITGAPIEHLPFEEVTYWEELREVMDWTQTNVHSTFGVCWGGMAMINHFHGVQKHILPEKAFGCFRQQNLAPASPFLRGFSDDCVIPVSRWTEMKQAEIESKEGLRVLLGNPETGPCLVEDPAHRAIYIFNHFEYDSDTLKQEYDRDVANGTPINVPMNYYPDDNPANPPQNRWRSHAHLLYGNWINEIYQTTPFDLNEIGS
- a CDS encoding glycosyltransferase family 2 protein, whose translation is MQPSDNALLLSIMKNEGPYLLEWVAHHRAVGFGRIMVFTNDCDDLTDRILDRLDAKGWLRHSPNPRSIMHKRASIQVAALRYATLFNYYRDAEWICFLDADEFLDITPGAHRLPDMFDAMDPFDVISFTVLGHNSDGQREIGDGSVQGRFTRTIAPRDVLNDPAKKRRGAVKSMMRNPMPGAMFRNHRPKIDGFSQMGKRWSDGSGRDFSPAFTDVKVNEIEVAGTMEIAHVNHYSIRSAESYLVKVDRGDIIYENHLNLDAEKIQGALAYWKKRNVGLDNPQHVPPKPEGYSEILAELQGDALLAEMHEESLARHRAKAQRVLETEGGQILAKEMGYL
- the ppk2 gene encoding polyphosphate kinase 2, which codes for MELPFDGAISAFAETEAPAEVRASLEGAGRKSIVTESYPYPKMMGKKDYEARMDQLQLELVKFQTDVRETGKRVIVIFEGRDAAGKGGTIARFKQNLNPRQARTVALPKPSDREAAQWYFQRYINHLPAEGEVALFDRSWYNRGVVEHVFGFCTPAQRTHFFSQLPGFEAGLVNEGFHLFKIWLNVGRAEQLRRFLDRESDPLKQWKLSRIDVEGLARWDAYTDAIQETFERSHTEAAPWTVVRSDDKKRARIAAIQRVLCAVDYARKDAEALGQADPLICGGPDLWDA
- a CDS encoding TetR/AcrR family transcriptional regulator; the protein is MPKRGYHHGNLRAALMDAALTLIEEKGPNGFTLSEAAKNAGVTPAAVYRHYQGREDLIAEAALQGFEMFADLLEYAYETGQPSDLASFEATGRAYLAFARRHPGHYVAMFESGISINANPDLARASKRALGVLERAAEKLTAHIPAAKRPPATMVAAHIWAMSHGVVELFARGAPGTKSPYPPEDLLESGIGIYLRGLGLITADS
- a CDS encoding alpha/beta fold hydrolase codes for the protein MKSALKILLPLTLAALVGCGAYIDQRATTREAAAEAAYPPVGRLIEVDGTQVHAVTTGRGTDLILIHGASGNVRDFTFDLVDRLKDRYRVTVFDRPGLGYTERLPGATGGDAESPSEQAIFLDRAARELGIREALILGQSYGGAVALAWAVERPETVQGVVLVSAVTTPWETELGGWYGLMDSGLGKSVVAPVVTAFAREENAGTVLGNIFAPQDAPEGYQEFVGVGLTLRRGSLVANAEQVNDLLGHIKGIQPFYPQISAPIEAVHGTADEIVPYALHAEGLTERLTSANMTTLEGIGHMPHHVAPEAVVDAVDRAATRAGLR
- a CDS encoding ATPase, producing the protein MIYETARDWLNAKQKRILLFGMSGLGKTHVSNMLRGAGDWFHYSVDYRIGTRYMGEHIVDNFKAEAMRNPFLADLLRTDSIYIASNITFNNLAPLSTYLGKPGNPDKGGLPFLEYMRRQSLHRHAEINALLDTGHFIERAKALYGYDNFICDSGGSICEVVNPEDPEDEVLTALKQNTLMIWIEGSEAHTEELIRRFDRAPKPMYYQPEFLHQVWSEYLSENNVQEEDVDPNHFVRSAYARALAHRQPRYAAMAKHWGIKVTAEQVAQASTAEAFEALIAETLEAR